The following are encoded together in the Triticum dicoccoides isolate Atlit2015 ecotype Zavitan chromosome 6B, WEW_v2.0, whole genome shotgun sequence genome:
- the LOC119322326 gene encoding G-type lectin S-receptor-like serine/threonine-protein kinase SD2-5 translates to MGPAVLFFLVLAAAPLLSAVKALDYHSMAKRSTIWINSDDFFDNHNYSRNILSIAQLQAHSDFELYVAAGFYCVSSMFLCDKFVFAVSIGDFTNTMVGIYNRQIVWFANRARPVKENATLEFTADGNLVLRDADGTHVWSSNISGRGVDGMKITETGNLLLFDQKNSTVWQSFDYPTDAILAGQSLVEGTRLTTNTSATNMYITVQRDGLFAYAESTPPQLYFQYNMQIPIAKIGNYPTKATLMNGSLSFILGQHFLNESITLPVAQSTLQYMRLDSDGHLRLYEWSRSAESWTMVYDILGSMGMDACDYPTVCGEYGVCKGGQCTCPLEKNSSSSYFKLVDEHKPHLGCTPLTPISCQKIQHHQLLTIPNIYYNDQNYTNFHAATYNETTMDACKETCLKNCSCMAILSTGLKCVWVTKIFSLHSIEPQNAGYNSSAYLRVQLSPSNRNKEKAHLSPSNENKRKVIFGATLGAVTTLVLFVIVVVIYLRRRRKYKEKDEEFDFDQLPGMPTRFSFEMLRECTEGFSRKLGEGGFGSVFEGKLGEVIVAVKRLEGSTQGKKEFLAEVETIGTIEHINLVKLIGFCAEKSEQLLVYEYVSRGSLDRWIYYEHENNPLDWYTRCRIILDIAKGLCYLHEDCRRKIAHLDIKPQNILLDDNFNAKVADFGLCKLINRDQSKVVTVMRGTPGYLAPEWLTSSITEKVDVYSFGVVIMEIISGRKNIDDSQPEDSVHLINLLREKQQTNQLIDLIDKHSDEMVSHEEEIVRMMKLAVWCLQNDCTRRPSMSTVIKVLEGTERIETFDANSIMFVQDNPSTSSAPSRASILSGPR, encoded by the coding sequence ATGGGTCCTGCCGTTCTCTTCTTCCTCGTGCTTGCGGCGGCACCGCTGCTCTCCGCGGTGAAGGCCTTGGACTATCATTCCATGGCCAAACGCTCGACGATTTGGATCAACAGTGACGATTTCTTCGACAACCACAACTACAGCCGCaacatcctaagcatagcacaactcCAAGCTCACTCCGACTTTGAACTCTACGTTGCCGCAGGGTTCTATTGTGTCTCGTCCATGTTCCTGTGCGACAAGTTCGTCTTTGCGGTATCAATTGGTGATTTCACCAACACCATGGTCGGCATTTACAATCGGCAGATCGTCTGGTTCGCCAACAGGGCTCGCCCTGTCAAGGAGAATGCCACCCTTGAGTTTACCGCAGATGGAAACTTGGTCCTTCGTGATGCTGATGGAACCCACGTCTGGTCAAGCAACATCTCAGGCCGAGGTGTAGATGGCATGAAGATCACCGAGACCGGCAATCTGCTCTTGTTTGATCAGAAGAATTCAACAGTGTGGCAATCATTTGATTATCCTACTGACGCAATACTCGCTGGGCAGTCACTTGTGGAAGGTACGAGGCTCACTACAAATACATCTGCAACAAATATGTATATCACTGTACAACGAGATGGGTTATTTGCTTATGCTGAATCCACACCACCACAACTCTACTTTCAGTACAACATGCAGATTCCAATAGCCAAGATAGGAAATTATCCAACAAAGGCTACATTAATGAACGGAAGCCTTAGCTTCATTTTGGGACAACATTTTTTGAATGAAAGTATCACATTACCAGTGGCTCAATCCACACTACAGTACATGAGATTAGATTCAGATGGACACCTTAGACTGTATGAATGGTCAAGATCTGCTGAGAGCTGGACAATGGTGTATGATATACTAGGGTCCATGGGGATGGATGCTTGTGATTACCCAACAGTTTGCGGGGAGTATGGCGTATGCAAAGGGGGGCAATGCACATGTCCGCTTGAGAAAAATTCAAGCTCAAGCTACTTCAAGCTCGTGGATGAACACAAGCCACACCTTGGTTGCACACCATTAACTCCTATCTCTTGTCAGAAAATACAACACCATCAGCTCTTGACCATTCCCAACATTTATTACAATGATCAAAACTACACAAATTTTCATGCAGCAACGTACAACGAAACAACCATGGATGCCTGTAAGGAAACCTGCTTGAAGAATTGCTCCTGCATGGCCATTTTGTCCACGGGTCTAAAATGTGTGTGGGTGACGAAGATCTTCTCCTTGCATTCAATAGAACCTCAAAATGCTGGTTACAACTCCTCTGCTTACCTCAGGGTGCAACTTAGCCCCTCTAACAGAAACAAAGAGAAGGCACATCTTAGCCCCTCTAATGAAAACAAAAGGAAGGTGATTTTTGGTGCTACACTTGGAGCTGTTACTACTCTTGTgttgtttgttattgttgttgttattTATCTACGAAGGAGGAGAAAGTATAAAGAGAAAGATGAAGAATTTGATTTTGATCAACTGCCTGGAATGCCAACGAGATTTTCTTTCGAAATGTTGAGAGAATGCACTGAAGGGTTCAGTAGGAAGCTCGGAGAAGGTGGGTTCGGATCGGTTTTTGAAGGAAAATTAGGTGAAGTCATAGTTGCAGTAAAACGTTTGGAAGGTTCGACACAAGGAAAGAAAGAATTCTTGGCTGAGGTCGAGACCATTGGCACCATTGAACACATCAATCTTGTCAAGCTGATTGGCTTTTGTGCAGAGAAGTCTGAGCAGCTTCTGGTATATGAATATGTGTCAAGAGGGTCGCTTGATAGGTGGATCTATTACGAACATGAAAATAACCCCCTTGACTGGTACACCCGGTGTAGGATCATTCTAGATATTGCCAAGGGCCTATGCTATCTTCATGAGGACTGTAGGCGGAAAATTGCCCATTTGGACATCAAACCACAAAATATTCTCTTGGATGACAACTTCAACGCCAAAGTGGCTGATTTCGGACTTTGTAAGTTAATAAATAGGGATCAAAGCAAGGTAGTGACCGTGATGAGAGGAACACCTGGATATTTGGCACCTGAATGGTTGACATCATCGATCACCGAAAAAGTCGATGTCTACAGCTTTGGAGTTGTTATAATGGAAATAATAAGTGGAAGAAAAAACATCGACGACTCTCAGCCTGAGGACAGTGTCCATCTCATCAATCTATTGCGAGAAAAGCAACAAACCAATCAGTTGATTGATCTGATCGACAAGCACAGTGACGAAATGGTCTCACACGAGGAGGAAATAGTTCGAATGATGAAGCTTGCCGTGTGGTGCTTGCAAAATGATTGCACCCGAAGACCCTCCATGTCAACAGTGATCAAGGTATTGGAAGGCACGGAGCGCATAGAAACTTTTGATGCAAATTCAATCATGTTTGTTCAAGATAACCCATCTACATCTTCAGCCCCATCCCGAGCATCCATCTTATCTGGCCCAAGGTGA